Proteins encoded by one window of Scatophagus argus isolate fScaArg1 chromosome 8, fScaArg1.pri, whole genome shotgun sequence:
- the pdyn gene encoding proenkephalin-B, with product MEWYVLVLILSLPPSIHADCSSHCQKCAQQILSPDAAFSSLSCSAECEGQLKSCGQAPGLDFSEDEAAQEEESQQADLVKRYGGFIKRIDKNKNKIFTSPWYDNYVLKAAALPKKYEDLLKRLEERGVDAPEDADEAPEDQKLRSYVKRYGGFLRKFGPKSKRSSSAEQESQEPEGLQKRYGGFMRRIRPKLNNLKWDKRYGGFLRRHFKISVRSVEEPYYSYDDMSL from the exons ATGGAGTGGTATGTCCTGGTGCTGATACTGAGCTTGCCGCCCTCCATCCACGCAGATTGTTCTTCACATTGTCAGAAATGCGCACAGCAGATTCTCAGCCCCGACGCCGCCTTCAGCAGCCTG TCGTGCAGCGCAGAGTGTGAGGGGCAGCTGAAGAGCTGCGGCCAGGCTCCCGGGCTGGACTTCAGCGAGGACGAGGCTgcgcaggaggaggagagccagCAGGCAGATCTGGTCAAACGCTACGGCGGCTTCATTAAGAGGATcgacaagaacaagaacaaaatcTTCACCTCTCCGTGGTACGACAATTACGTTCTGAAAGCCGCAGCGCTGCCAAAGAAATACGAGGACTTGTTGAagaggctggaggagagagGTGTGGACGCGCCGGAGGACGCAGACGAGGCTCCGGAGGATCAGAAGCTCCGTAGTTATGTTAAACGCTACGGCGGCTTTTTACGCAAATTCGGCCCCAAGTCAAAGAGGAGTAGTTCCGCGGAGCAGGAGAGCCAGGAGCCAGAGGGGCTGCAGAAGCGCTACGGAGGCTTCATGAGGAGGATCCGACCAAAGTTGAACAACCTGAAGTGGGACAAGCGGTACGGAGGCTTTCTGCGCCGCCACTTCAAAATCTCCGTGCGCTCAGTTGAGGAGCCGTATTACTCCTATGATGACATGAGCCTATAG